One Vitis riparia cultivar Riparia Gloire de Montpellier isolate 1030 chromosome 4, EGFV_Vit.rip_1.0, whole genome shotgun sequence genomic window carries:
- the LOC117912781 gene encoding two-component response regulator ARR12-like isoform X1: MTVEPRVEDPNDQFPIGMGVLAVDDDPTCLRLLDTLLRRCQYHVTTTSQAITALKMLRENKNQFDLVISDVHMPDMDGFKLLELVGLEMDLPVIMLSANDDPKLVMKGITHGACDYLLKPVRIEQLKNIWQHVIRRRRFDPRDQNNSDSRDKRQGPGEGGQGSSEPGNPDHGKLNKKRKDQNEDDDEENDENGHDNEDPSSQKKPRVVWSVELHRKFVAAVNQLGIDRAVPKKILDLMNVEKLTRENVASHLQKYRLYLKRISCVANQQANMVAALGSTDSTYLHSLNGLGNFYNLSGSGQLPNSTFRSFPPSGMLGRLNTPSGMGMHCLSSSEMVQLGHLQNSSNPINSGGKFQPVLLPGNQNGIILQGMPMSLELEQLQHNKGIIRVGELSTTIGDSTVFPASSGFPDTKMTSSRSSSSLLVAANSPLMLQGHSQENQRRGGLRNQNSATLLNAELPSSFPDHGRCNDNWSTAVQPSGIQSSSFPLSDCFKQATLHPSNLRDNIPSVTLQSGTNLRDVSCVTSMPPPLPDSRTDLECQAMTISSNSVKIMNYSPKVWDDHKHKLSHHSSLGCSSANSLIPAPGVMGTFDQGLDLKNTISDRNMDFNLMGESNFVNPLPMQQNAVEESASDTALQLKQGCTLGQRKPQSSYASNNVGSLEDLVSAMMKQEQDKTTLMEGDLGYDAYSLGTCL, encoded by the exons ATGACAGTTGAACCGAGGGTTGAAGACCCAAATGATCAATTTCCGATTGGTATGGGGGTTCTCGCCGTTGATGATGACCCTACCTGTCTTAGGCTCTTGGACACTCTGCTTCGTCGATGCCAGTACCATG TTACGACAACTAGTCAGGCAATCACAGCATTGAAGATGctgagagaaaacaaaaaccagTTTGATTTGGTTATCAGTGATGTGCATATGCCTGACATGGACGGTTTCAAGCTGCTTGAGCTTGTGGGGCTTGAGATGGACCTACCTGTAATAA TGCTATCGGCAAATGATGACCCGAAGCTTGTGATGAAGGGAATTACCCATGGGGCTTGTGATTATTTGCTGAAACCTGTTCGAATTGAGCAGCTAAAGAACATATGGCAACATGTAATCAGGAGAAGGAGGTTTGATCCTAGGGACCAGAATAATTCTGACAGTCGAGACAAGCGTCAAGGACCTGGTGAAGGAGGACAAGGGTCCAGTGAACCAGGGAATCCTGATCATGGGAAGCTTAATAAAAAGCGGAAGGACCAGAATGAAGATGACGATGAGGAAAATGATGAGAATGGACATGATAATGAGGACCCATCAAGTCAGAAGAAGCCTCGTGTTGTTTGGTCTGTAGAGCTGCATCGCAAATTTGTTGCAGCTGTTAATCAGTTGGGCATTGACa GGGCTGTACCTAAAAAGATATTAGATTTGATGAATGTTGAGAAGCTTACAAGAGAAAATGTAGCAAGCCATCTCCAG AAATATAGGCTTTACCTAAAAAGGATCAGCTGTGTGGCAAATCAGCAAGCTAATATGGTTGCAGCCTTGGGCAGTACCGATTCTACCTATTTGCATTCACTTAATGGCCTTGGAAATTTCTACAATTTGTCTGGATCTGGGCAGTTGCCAAACTCTACTTTCAGATCCTTCCCACCTAGTGGAATGCTCGGTAGATTGAACACTCCTTCTGGTATGGGTATGCATTGCCTTTCTTCTTCAGAGATGGTTCAACTGGGACATTTGCAAAACTCAAGCAATCCTATTAACAGTGGGGGTAAATTCCAGCCGGTGTTACTACCTGGAAACCAAAATGGTATTATACTTCAAGGGATGCCAATGTCCTTAGAACTTGAGCAATTGCAACATAATAAAGGCATCATCCGTGTTGGAGAGCTCTCTACTACTATTGGGGATTCAACTGTTTTCCCTGCTTCAAGTGGCTTCCCAGATACAAAAATGACTTCCAGTAGGTCATCCAGCTCTCTTCTTGTTGCTGCAAACAGTCCCTTAATGTTACAAGGACACTCCCAAGAGAACCAAAGAAGAGGAGGGTTGAGAAATCAAAATTCTGCTACATTGTTAAACGCAGAGCTTCCTTCTTCATTTCCAGATCATGGTAGATGTAATGACAACTGGTCAACTGCTGTTCAGCCATCTGGGATCCAATCAAGTTCTTTTCCATTAAGTGACTGCTTTAAACAGGCTACTTTGCATCCTAGTAACTTGAGAGACAATATCCCTTCAGTGACCCTGCAAAGTGGGACTAATCTACGTGATGTTTCTTGTGTCACTTCAATGCCTCCTCCATTGCCAGATTCAAGAACAGATTTAGAATGTCAAGCAATGACAATCAGTAGTAATTCTgtaaaaattatgaattattCCCCAAAAGTGTGGGATGACCATAAACACAAGCTCTCTCACCATTCAAGTCTCGGATGCAGCTCAGCAAACTCTTTGATCCCTGCTCCTGGAGTAATGGGTACATTTGACCAGGGTTTGGACCTGAAAAACACAATATCTGACAGAAATATGGATTTCAATTTGATGGGGGAGTCAAATTTTGTCAATCCCTTGCCCATGCAGCAGAATGCAGTCGAGGAATCAGCTTCAGATACAGCATTGCAGTTGAAGCAAGGTTGCACCTTGGGGCAAAGAAAACCACAAAGCAGCTATGCTTCTAATAATGTTGGTTCCTTGGAAGATCTAGTGAGTGCAATGATGAAACAG GAACAGGACAAGACGACATTGATGGAAGGAGACTTAGGATATGATGCTTATTCCCTTGGGACGTGTCTATGA
- the LOC117912781 gene encoding two-component response regulator ARR12-like isoform X2 — MTVEPRVEDPNDQFPIGMGVLAVDDDPTCLRLLDTLLRRCQYHVTTTSQAITALKMLRENKNQFDLVISDVHMPDMDGFKLLELVGLEMDLPVIMLSANDDPKLVMKGITHGACDYLLKPVRIEQLKNIWQHVIRRRRFDPRDQNNSDSRDKRQGPGEGGQGSSEPGNPDHGKLNKKRKDQNEDDDEENDENGHDNEDPSSQKKPRVVWSVELHRKFVAAVNQLGIDRAVPKKILDLMNVEKLTRENVASHLQKYRLYLKRISCVANQQANMVAALGSTDSTYLHSLNGLGNFYNLSGSGQLPNSTFRSFPPSGMLGRLNTPSGMGMHCLSSSEMVQLGHLQNSSNPINSGGKFQPVLLPGNQNGIILQGMPMSLELEQLQHNKGIIRVGELSTTIGDSTVFPASSGFPDTKMTSSRSSSSLLVAANSPLMLQGHSQENQRRGGLRNQNSATLLNAELPSSFPDHGRCNDNWSTAVQPSGIQSSSFPLSDCFKQATLHPSNLRDNIPSVTLQSGTNLRDVSCVTSMPPPLPDSRTDLECQAMTISSNSVKIMNYSPKVWDDHKHKLSHHSSLGCSSANSLIPAPGVMGTFDQGLDLKNTISDRNMDFNLMGESNFVNPLPMQQNAVEESASDTALQLKQGCTLGQRKPQSSYASNNVGSLEDLVSAMMKQHKMNG; from the exons ATGACAGTTGAACCGAGGGTTGAAGACCCAAATGATCAATTTCCGATTGGTATGGGGGTTCTCGCCGTTGATGATGACCCTACCTGTCTTAGGCTCTTGGACACTCTGCTTCGTCGATGCCAGTACCATG TTACGACAACTAGTCAGGCAATCACAGCATTGAAGATGctgagagaaaacaaaaaccagTTTGATTTGGTTATCAGTGATGTGCATATGCCTGACATGGACGGTTTCAAGCTGCTTGAGCTTGTGGGGCTTGAGATGGACCTACCTGTAATAA TGCTATCGGCAAATGATGACCCGAAGCTTGTGATGAAGGGAATTACCCATGGGGCTTGTGATTATTTGCTGAAACCTGTTCGAATTGAGCAGCTAAAGAACATATGGCAACATGTAATCAGGAGAAGGAGGTTTGATCCTAGGGACCAGAATAATTCTGACAGTCGAGACAAGCGTCAAGGACCTGGTGAAGGAGGACAAGGGTCCAGTGAACCAGGGAATCCTGATCATGGGAAGCTTAATAAAAAGCGGAAGGACCAGAATGAAGATGACGATGAGGAAAATGATGAGAATGGACATGATAATGAGGACCCATCAAGTCAGAAGAAGCCTCGTGTTGTTTGGTCTGTAGAGCTGCATCGCAAATTTGTTGCAGCTGTTAATCAGTTGGGCATTGACa GGGCTGTACCTAAAAAGATATTAGATTTGATGAATGTTGAGAAGCTTACAAGAGAAAATGTAGCAAGCCATCTCCAG AAATATAGGCTTTACCTAAAAAGGATCAGCTGTGTGGCAAATCAGCAAGCTAATATGGTTGCAGCCTTGGGCAGTACCGATTCTACCTATTTGCATTCACTTAATGGCCTTGGAAATTTCTACAATTTGTCTGGATCTGGGCAGTTGCCAAACTCTACTTTCAGATCCTTCCCACCTAGTGGAATGCTCGGTAGATTGAACACTCCTTCTGGTATGGGTATGCATTGCCTTTCTTCTTCAGAGATGGTTCAACTGGGACATTTGCAAAACTCAAGCAATCCTATTAACAGTGGGGGTAAATTCCAGCCGGTGTTACTACCTGGAAACCAAAATGGTATTATACTTCAAGGGATGCCAATGTCCTTAGAACTTGAGCAATTGCAACATAATAAAGGCATCATCCGTGTTGGAGAGCTCTCTACTACTATTGGGGATTCAACTGTTTTCCCTGCTTCAAGTGGCTTCCCAGATACAAAAATGACTTCCAGTAGGTCATCCAGCTCTCTTCTTGTTGCTGCAAACAGTCCCTTAATGTTACAAGGACACTCCCAAGAGAACCAAAGAAGAGGAGGGTTGAGAAATCAAAATTCTGCTACATTGTTAAACGCAGAGCTTCCTTCTTCATTTCCAGATCATGGTAGATGTAATGACAACTGGTCAACTGCTGTTCAGCCATCTGGGATCCAATCAAGTTCTTTTCCATTAAGTGACTGCTTTAAACAGGCTACTTTGCATCCTAGTAACTTGAGAGACAATATCCCTTCAGTGACCCTGCAAAGTGGGACTAATCTACGTGATGTTTCTTGTGTCACTTCAATGCCTCCTCCATTGCCAGATTCAAGAACAGATTTAGAATGTCAAGCAATGACAATCAGTAGTAATTCTgtaaaaattatgaattattCCCCAAAAGTGTGGGATGACCATAAACACAAGCTCTCTCACCATTCAAGTCTCGGATGCAGCTCAGCAAACTCTTTGATCCCTGCTCCTGGAGTAATGGGTACATTTGACCAGGGTTTGGACCTGAAAAACACAATATCTGACAGAAATATGGATTTCAATTTGATGGGGGAGTCAAATTTTGTCAATCCCTTGCCCATGCAGCAGAATGCAGTCGAGGAATCAGCTTCAGATACAGCATTGCAGTTGAAGCAAGGTTGCACCTTGGGGCAAAGAAAACCACAAAGCAGCTATGCTTCTAATAATGTTGGTTCCTTGGAAGATCTAGTGAGTGCAATGATGAAACAG cacAAAATGAATGGTTGA